The window ACGTTTGGACACGTATTATTTCACTTGATAAAAGATGAAGTATTATGATTGTGCATAAAATCACTTGGAAAATTAGTgtttaaaatttgaaaaactaCTTAAAAAACTAACCAAAAAATCATTCTAGtacataattaaatattttttaactcATATCCAAACGGGCCTTAGTGTATAGGGGGTTTGGCTAGTCCAACGTGTAAAGAAGCCTAACATGGTACGGAATCCGTATTACTACTTTCTACAACTGGCACGCGGTCTGATATTAATTAATTAACATTAATTCTAtaataaaaaatgataatttttTACTAGAGTAAGTTTTCTATGTATTTTCATCTTCTTCGATTGTTTGCACTATTAAGGAGTATTACTTTGAAGATTTACGTTTAACAAGTAGATACATAATACGTACTTGCTTGTATGATTCTTTTTACTTAAATCATggtttaattaatatatatactcTTATTTTATTAGATCATTTGATTATAATAAATTAAACttccatccgtttcaatttatgtgaaccttttcggagtactagaatcaaactttataactttaaCCATAAATTTTGACATAGTTTATTCAAGTTTGtatcaataaaatttatatatttagaaactacgtaaaaagtactatgAGTCATGATAATTtgtaattcaaataatttagaaacAATGTAAGTAAAATGTGATCAAAGAATCAGCTCGtagactccccaaatagtaataGTTTCACAcgaattgaaatagagggagtataatTTAGTATTAGTAAACAGGCTTTTACgttaaaatatcatgaaaatatatatttaacggcataaaattgagaaaattgaAAGGTTCTTAAAGCTTCAGACAAATTAAATGTTACTCCTGCAGTTCAACAGGGACATTTCAACATAATATCTAGTTTTTTCTAAAATCAAACCTCAATGACAAGTATTTTATAGCGACTATTCTTAGAGAAAGAAATGACAAGTACATGAGAACGGAGGAGTACATCCATTTCTTTTCAAAGTAACAACCATGAAAATTTGTTTTTTACAGAAACATTAAACCCATCAACTTAGAATTTCAATTTAGAGCATCTCACAGCCGCAGACATGATCTAACCAGCTTGAACCATGTTTATCGCGGCCGAGAAAGAATAAATGGTACTACAAAACTAGAGTTGTAACTAAAATTGATTAAGTTGGAGTGCGTAAGAGGAAGGAAGAGGAAGTAATTAAGGTTTTAATTAACTGCATAACACTTTTATAGGTAATTACCTCAACCAGATGCATAAAGAATAACATAAAATTTAGAACTATTTGATTAATAGTTGGTGTTATAACTAATTAAATCAAGTATTTATAATTATTCGAATTTATATTATAGGCAAAATATGATTGCGGCCTAAAACAAAAGCTTTAATGGAGTTGGAGTAGAGTCACTCCTGGTATATTCAAGGCTGAAGTGCACATTATTTAAGTCATATTTGTAGTGCCTACAAATTTACAAGTCTATCCACTTTGAAATAACTTTAGACATGCGGTGTCTAAAGTTTCATATGGCTGAAATTCAGGTGCATCTGACTAAAGTTCAGTCATTTTTACATGAACTAGAGGCACATATGACTTAACTTCAACTATTTTTACCTGAATTTGAACCACTTTCATGTGGCTGAATTTAGTCATTTTGGCTTGTCTTTAGTCATTTTTGCTTGAAGTTCATGCACATATGGCCGAAGTTCAGCCTTTTTTCCTGAACTTAAGACATTTTTGTCTGAAGATAGACTTTGTCAAGACTAACTTCAGACATCGCATGTATAAATTTATTACGAGGTAGGTggacatgcaaaaaaaaaaaaaaaaaaaaaaattcaaaaagtgAATACAAACTTAAAAACGGTGTCCAAATAGGAAAAGCccgcgattttttatttttttttgacagtgaaaaaaaaaaaaaagaagctaaataCAAATTTGAAAATTGATCATAGACAACACAACTTAAGTTAGCTAGGAAAAGAAATTACATGTcattagtggtcgtttggtttaaggtataacatgggttataccggtactaatttttataccacgtttggtataaggtatagatttatcccgggattattttataccttgtaccaaacgtggtataaaaattagtgctggaataactcaacttataccttcttaacccacttatactggtattattttataccatctttcagatggtataaaataataccaacagatggtataaattagtcccgggattgtaatcccgggactattttgacctcaaaccaaacgaccactaagagCATTACTCCAGAGTCCAGAGTATCAAAGCGTCTTCGTGGCTGCGTTCTTCACTTGCTAGAAAATCAGCACACCGGTTTACCTCCCTTTTGTTGGGAATAAAAATAGACTGCAAGAATAATATTCCCgatattagtgataaacgcggaacactaacttatggttaaatcagcaagaataaaatgcagcaataatgacaccaagattttacgtggaaacccttctgaataagggaaaaaccacgatcaagaggagcagctgatatcactatagcaaggaattttacaccgtgtagtaacgagtataaatactcctaagaccactacaccatCAAAAGAagaacactcttttgatttttcccacctcactacaatatcactcacactctatttttcttcacagactagtttcttacagtctatggaatacctcactttgctctcactcacatgtattgtctgagattttggtgtgtctaCAAATGATGGAagacttccctatttatagggatgaaatgaacctattgatgtcatttgtgactcaagcaagcacttgacaatttgtcaaatacaaggaagatattttcttccttaaaacaaggaatatgttttctccCTCAAaacaaggaaaatgttttcttccttgttttcttccttaaaatgagggagatgtttccttcctcaaattatagGATGGACCCAACACCTTTAGACATGTCTAATTGTGGCCTTTTTGACGTATAGCAAATATTTACAATCTTCAATTATAGGTCTAAGCGAATGGTGTTGTGCGCCCACTTCATTGATAAACTTGACAGCTATCAAGCAATTTGTTTCCACTTTAATCTATTTGATTTGCAACATTTAACTATTGCTTGATGTTCCATAATAGTGTATTCAATGACTAATTAGAATAATCCCAATAGTACTTCATATTTTACTACTTTAATTTATTGGAGTTTGAAGAGGAAATTCTTTAATTTAGTGTCTTAACCTAGATAAAATTCAGAATGTTTTGCCTTTTCTATTCCTTGTGTAATAATTatcgagtccggagccaaaatgacatatttttacagcaattacaccaaaataggctgtcttttttttttttatacccaaatgggtatttcgttgatcattcaacgaaataccccagttactgttcatagcagcaacttttttttttttttttttttgcaatttcgtggattgttccatgaaatagttttttttttaaatttttttttgcatttcgtggaacaatccacgaaatagtttttttttttaatttcgtgaaaaaaatgatttttttttacatatcatgacacaatccacgaaatagatgtttttttattttatttcgtgaataaaaaaagaaataggaaattatatttttttgttttgtttttgcatttcgtgtattaaaaaacgaaataggataaaaaaatttctaatttcgttcgtataaaaaggaaattggaatatatatatataatacactATTATGGAACATCAAGCAATAGTTATATATTTTTGTGTTTCATTtataaaaacatttatatattcacgaaataaaaaaaaatcttatttcgttttttaataaacgaaaaaaaaaaatatttgtaaagtcaagacataaatttattttaaatataaatataattctaaaaaatatagggagaaaaactagttgtaaagtcgtcaaactttagatggtcataactttgcgctcggacgtccgatttacgcgattgtttttttgattttgggtatttttccgagatctatgcggacaaatggccacaaggcggtttggccgagccgatttaaaaaaaaaacaccttttatcccattcaatttcaattttctcccaaattggcgtgaaattttcagttttatttacttataatatgatgatacgcaatagatttcaacgtaaaaatccagggataatgtatctgtgaatgtcaatttcacttctgcggtttcaatttttgaaaataaagctgactaattttctcgatatataaagttgactaaaataaccttacagttaaacactaagttttttgaaaaatatattttaaaaaaattaaaaaatggcttttaatcaatttggaatatatatatatatataagatcaatttcaaaaatatataaaaaaaactgtttttttttttatatttcgtggattgttccacgaaatgcaaaataaaaaataaaaaaaaaacagttttaaattaaaaaataaaacagtttcgttaatataaataaaactgtttttttttttttttgcatttcgtggaacaatccacgaaatatgttttttttatttttttattttgcatttcgtggaacaatccacgaaatatttcattggtacatgaatgaaatatatatatatatatattcctatttcatttttatataaacgaaatgaaaataaaattattttcctatttcattttttaatacacgaaatgcaatatatatatatatatatatatatatatatatatatatatatatatatatatatatatatatatatatatatatatatatatatatatatatatatatataatttcctatttcgtttttttattcactaaatacaaaaaaaaaacctatttcgttcattagattacgaaatgcaaaaaaaataaaaaaacaaatcaatttccttcattaatacacgaaatatatatatatatatatatattttccaatttcctttttatacgaacgaaattagaaaaaaatttatcctatttcgttttttaatacacgaaatgcaaaaacaaaaaaaaaaattataatttcctatttctttttttattcacgaaataaaataaaaaaacatctatttcgtggattgtgtcatgatatgtaaaaaaaaaatcatttttttcacgaaattaaaaaaaaaaaaaaaaaaaaaactatttcgtggattgttccacgaaatgcaaaaaaaattaaaaaaaaagctatttcgtggaacaatccacgaaatagcaaaaaaaaaaaaaaaaaagaattgctgctatgaacagtaactggggtatttcgttgaatgatcaacgaaatacccatttgggtataaaaaaaaaaagacagtctattttggtctaattgctgtaaaaatatgtcattttggctccggactcaatAATTATCCCTTAACCTATGGAAAGGTAAAACTAACCGAAAATGACATTACTCATATAAAATGGAAGGTCTCGTATATAAGTAATTCTTGAGCTAGACAGTATACTGGTACTTCAGATAATAGAATAATATTGTCCTTAACATGAAGTGAGTCTCAGTTCTAGTTACAGATCATGGACCCGATACAGCTAGATAAAcaccacaaaaaaaaatgttttaaaattAAACCATATATATCATGATTCATCTATGAATTATGACATATCTAAACTGCAAAATTAGCAGTGGTGTTCCTTCCAATCTTAATTTTAAGAATTTTCTGCAATTCCGCGGCGAGACAAGGGACTTCAAGAACACCTTTTTGTCCAAATCCATATTCATCTTCAGTCTGTTTGAGTAATTTCAAGAATGAAGGATTAGTGAGCCAATGTAGTTCCACAACAAACCTTTTTGGCTCTTCCTGTGCATTCACCGAGAATACTGCAAAGTATCCTTCTTTCACATCATTTGGTACCACTTCTTTATTTGCTCTTGGGGTTTCCACAGTTTCAACAATATATATAGGATCAGATTGAAGGCTATTGCATTTGGAAGTTAATAGAAGATGATTCTTGAGCTTTCCCATAAGATGAGTAAGCATCATTGAAGCTTATAGAGGTAATTAAATTTAGCTTATTCTTGGAAAAGATGTTGAGAATTTAGGACAAGGATGTTGTTTTGATTTGTTTCGAAAGAGTTTGGGAGAAGGCAATTTAtaggaggagaaaatattgaaGCTATGAATTAATTAAGAAGTTTCGAAGATGCTAATGAGCATAGGCCAGAGGGTCCATTGCATGTGCTTTTGCTACTTTTATATCATAGTGAAACATATGATGAGTCCTTTTCTGTTTTCTCCTTTtttcaataaataaataaatgtaaGTGTCATTTTTAAAATGGAAACGCGGTGCCTTGATATGATTGTAAGTTTGTAACAGCCAACCTCCACATTAAAGAAAATGGCTCTTCCGTAGGTTTCCGTTGTCCGTACAATACAATTAGTAGTAGCTTTGTTAACATAATAGACTATTTATGCATGAAATAATATAAATAACAATTAATGTTTATATTGGAAATAATTTTGTATTGTTAATGGACGTATTTTAAATTTACATTTTATTCAGTATAACATAATATATAATTCATCCATAACTTAATGCGGATATTATATACTATGTAATATCACCAACCGATTAAATATTATTAAATATTTCTAGAAAATATTGAAATTTATAGTCCAAGGTAAGAAACCGTTTGAATATCCAGATAAAAACGGTACCGCTGTAATAGAATAGAGGGAGTAATCATCATACTTTCGCAATATCCGTAACGTCACTGGCTTTGGCATGTATTGGGAACAAAGGGGAAAACTGAAAAGAGGGGGCAAGTTTTTACCTATGTTTCTACTATAAATCCATTTAAACTTTGCAAGTTCTTTAagaaaaaataattgataaaggTATTTAACTATAATATTCATACTGATTGATGTTTAATCTTAGGTCTTGAGAAATGATTTGACGAATaagtaattaatgctaagggtagaatatgaagagaaaaatgtttttctcttaatatgctaaaagtgacaagtaaaaacGAAAATATATttagtatagtggacaagtaaaagtgaaagtGTTAATACTTAGCTTTAGTTGTTACTACTTAGTTTCCCTGTATAGTTTACTTGTACACTTAGGCCCTTCTAGTTTCATTCATTTAAAACTTATGACTGGTGTATATATGTAGTGTTGTGTACAGAAACAAATTTGGTTGGTTCATTTGTAACAATAGAAATAAAAGcttctttctctctctatatTCTCCAACCCCAAACTCGAATTTGTTGCTTTCTTCTTCAATAATTCTGAATtgtaacatggtatcagagcaaatTTTTTGTAGATTCGGATAGCTCTTCGTTTCCTCTTTCGATTGATGTTACCCTTGTTAGGGTTTCCACATATTTTTATCAAACTCGTTGATTTCTTTGTGGAAAATTAGGGTTTCTGGAATAGCCTTGTTCTTCAACCGTGAAATTGCGGATTTCACTTCATTCATTCATAAATAGCTGATTCAAAGGCATATTTGACTTGTACTATCTGCAACTTTTATCAATTTTGGTTGTGGTGCCCTAATTCGAACTGATTTTTGTGTTGATATTGTCCCTATTTCGACTATTGTGTTGACTTGTGTTGATTTTTGGTGCGTTACTGTTCCAGTACTCGTTGATTTGTGTGGATATATGTGATATTGTTTGTTCAACATGGTTACTCCAGTAAATAATACCACTCCAGTAGGAAATTCGACTTCGATAGCTACTGCTACTATTAATGCTAATACGAAGCCCAATGAGAATACTGCAACATCTAGCGATGGTTTTACTCCTTTTTCAATCGAATATTCACACCCTTATTATCTACATCCATCTGACAGCCCAGGCACCATCTTAGTTACTTCTAAGTTTAATGGAATTGGCCATAGTGGGTGGAGAAAGAGTATGTTGATAGGATTATCCTGTAAAAACAAATTAGGTATGGTGAATGGAACCCTAAGTCGACCAGATCAACACTCTCCTTATTTTGAGCCTTGGTGTAGAGCGAATGATATGGTCCTTGCCTGGATTTTAAATGGGTTAGAACTTGAAATTAGGGAGAGTGTGATGTATACAAGATTGCAGAACAGTTGTGGAAGGACATTGAGAGGAGATATGGTCAGGAAAATGGAACAAAGGTGCAccaaataaagaaagaaattgcTTCAATCTCCCAAGGTTCCTCCAATATTTCTTCATACTTCTCTAAGATAAAGAAATTATGGGGTGAGCTTGCTTATTCTGTTACCTATCCTGATTGCACATGTGGTTGCAAAGAGGCTTTTTAGAAAATGGAAGAGGAACAAAGGTTGCATTAATTTTTAATGGGCTTGAATGAAGTATACTCAGGTGTTAGAAGAAACATATTTATGATTAAACCATCACCTGATGTTGATACTACATATTCTATGTTGATCAATGATGAAAGTTAACTAGAAGCACACAATATGAGTCACTTTTTCAACACAGATGCTGCATCCTTTTCTACTGGTTTACAGAAGCCTTATAGGCTCTTACCCACCTAGAAACCAAGCCACCTATTCACAAAAGGTGAATTTTGACAACAAGAGAGCCCACAGAAACAACAACAATCTGTTTTGTAGATATTGTAAGAAATATGATCATGTCATTGCAAATTGTAGAAAACTCCAGTATCTCAATAGTCTTAATAATGGTTCCACACCTACAAACAACTCTTCAAACCAAAATCAAAACCAGTACAGAAGAACTGTTGCTTGTGCTCAAAGTGTTCAGGGACCAACTATTTAAGCTGATGCTAGGATTGAGTCTTCAGGAAAGCCTAACCAATCTGATGGTAAAGGAACACAATTCTAGCCTAATCAATTGAATCAAATGAAGAGCATGCTTCAGCAGCTGAAGAGTTCTTGCACTGGACAAGGAGGAAATGACACCCTATATGCAGGTTTAATAAGCACTTCTAATTTTAGAAATTGTTGCTTTTTTGCATGTCATATGTCTAGGGTTGATGATAATCCTTGGATCATAGATTCAGGTGCCAATAATCATATGACACTAGTTAAATCCTTTAAACCAACATCACTCTTCTTCCCATTCCTTATCTCATTACTTTGCCAAATGGCTACATGATGAAAGTCACTTGTACTGGTACTCTCACATTATCCCCAGACTTAGTTTTAAAAAATGTTTTGTTTGTGCCTTCATTAAGATACAACCTGATTTCTTTACATAAATTGTTATATCAATTCAAATGTGGAGCTTATTTTACTATTTTTAATTGTGTTATACAGGGCCCTAAAGTGTTAAATGGGCTCTACATTCTTCATCCTAAGTCTCTTGTTGTTTCTCACTCTGTAAACACCATTGCAGCTACTGTTTCTATTGATAATAAAGTTGCATTATCTTCTACTGATTCCCAAAATGTTATGTATGATTCTGTCAGTTTGTCTTCACTTGTTTGCTCTTCTAATACTGCTTCTAATATTGATTTACTTTGGCATCCAAGACTAGGGCACATGCCACATCATAAAATGAAATCCACTCCTTCCCTTAAATACAAGTTATCTAAGAGACAAGACTTTATTTGTAAAATTTGTCCTATGGCTAGACAATAGAGATTAGCTTTTCCTGAGAGCTCCATTAAGTCTACTTCCccttttcaactgatccacattGATTTATGGGGACCTTACCATACTCAAACTTACAATGGATATAAACAATTCTTAACAATCGTTGATGACTTTTCCAGGGCCACCTGGACCCACTTACTCTCCACAAAATCTAAAGCTTCACTCTCATCAAATCATTTATCATCATGGTCCAGACTCAATTTCATACTTCAGTCCAAACTATTAGGTCTGATAATACATTTGAACTAGGTTCCAGTTCTATAGCAGCTTTCTTTTTCTCTTCGCAAGGAATAATCCGCGAAACCTCCACTCCTCAtactccacaacaaaatggtgttgtgGAAAAAAACATAAACATCTTCTAGAAACAGCTAGATCACTTTTATTTCAGtccaaacactactaaaaaactgccaaaaatcGACGAAAAAAATCGACGGACCGCGTTGGTTTTTTCAATGAAACCGACAggaaaccgaccctttacggtccATCGGTTTACATAGCCCCCCTTTTTTACGACGGACTGCGTCGCTTACGTGGTCCGTCGATTTTTatccaataatttaaaaaaattaaaaaataaataaaaaaaccgacggactgagtcagttttttaaatttctgatttttttatcttaaataaaaacaatataaattttatgaaaaaatcgacgcagtgcgtcggttttttatttaattttttatttaaaataaaaaactgaCACAGTGAGTCGGTTTTCTCAAaaattttaagaattaatttccagaaaatcgacggactgcgtcggttttctggaaaatttcctgcatgcaattgctgcattttctgcagccacacctgcacaaaACCAATACAAAATCCAGCACCAAAACCTGCTAAAAACCAGcactaaaatgctccaaatcaattctaaaagagctacaacacataaaatcaccctaagtaacaatcaaacacatcaaacactatctaaaaacatcaaatacgatctaaataaaccttcaaagttcaaaaatatttaaatgtccaaccaaaagtaccattaactagttctacatagttttaacataagtccataaagcataaaacataagtccattatgaaatccaaactaaaacataagtcccacgactatataaatgaaccctaactgCTTCCAGTTTCAAATACTTCTTACACCGGCAACGAGAACAAGCACACCTAATTGCCTCTTCATTTTGAAAAAGggtgaagtgacattgcatgtgtgataaacttttcaacaaattcatcatgtacacccacacgatcactattatttatattatacatccacatacaatccatctacaaaaatatacccacaaattattgaggttatataaatatgttttaacttaagaattctaacttaaaatataacttaagaaaatacaatcccaaccaattctaactttgaattctcaataacaattctaactttaataacttatggattctaactttaatataacttttaaagcACAATCCCAATCAATTCTagctttgaattctcaataacaattctaactttaataacttatggattctaactttaattctaaaaattgaaaagtaaatctagtcaaataaagtctaaattttagtttagaggttatagaaatattatgactTAACCAATTGATctgtcgtgaaattacgggatattcgatgctaattccataagcttttgtgactcttcaagcacttttgttgttacttttcgtgtatttatgtcgttttgtaggataagatgtctgaagagcataacggagcaaaaatGGCTGAAATGCGGCACATGCTAGCACcacatgcgagtagcatgttgtgcatgcgagcagcacttgctgcagcatgtggtgacagagatatttgcacaacatgctacaGTTTGGTGCAACATACGActggcatgttgcacatgcgacacaagatgcgagtagtatgttgtgcacgcagggtatttttgtccagattttgttcccgttttggcacttctataaatagaatgctagggtttgtaaaactcattttTGGCCATTCAACACAAGCTTTGGAGCTAGGGTTTTACACCACACCTTTGGAGGAGAAGATTCGAGCTCGttaatg is drawn from Lycium barbarum isolate Lr01 chromosome 8, ASM1917538v2, whole genome shotgun sequence and contains these coding sequences:
- the LOC132608288 gene encoding auxin-induced protein 15A-like gives rise to the protein MMLTHLMGKLKNHLLLTSKCNSLQSDPIYIVETVETPRANKEVVPNDVKEGYFAVFSVNAQEEPKRFVVELHWLTNPSFLKLLKQTEDEYGFGQKGVLEVPCLAAELQKILKIKIGRNTTANFAV